Proteins co-encoded in one Melioribacteraceae bacterium genomic window:
- the rpsD gene encoding 30S ribosomal protein S4: MARYTGSSCKLCRREKQKLFLKGSKCYSEKCPLEKRNYAPGQHGLTRRAKFSEYGVQLREKQKVKRIYGLQETQFHNYFEKASRQKGITGSNLIKLLERRLDNVVFRLGFAPSRKSARQLVLHRHFMVNGHLVDIPSFLLAPGDVVTVKEKSKKLDAIHNSLRRTKDSVYGWLSIDKATLSGTFLNIPEREDVPLQANEQLIVELYSK, translated from the coding sequence ATGGCAAGATACACTGGTTCAAGTTGCAAACTGTGCAGAAGAGAAAAACAAAAATTGTTCCTTAAAGGATCGAAATGTTATTCCGAAAAATGTCCGCTCGAAAAAAGAAACTATGCACCCGGTCAGCACGGTTTAACCCGCAGAGCAAAATTCTCTGAATACGGCGTTCAGCTCCGCGAAAAACAGAAAGTAAAAAGAATATATGGATTGCAGGAAACTCAATTCCATAACTACTTTGAAAAGGCTTCCAGACAGAAAGGTATAACAGGCTCTAATCTTATCAAACTTCTCGAGAGAAGATTGGATAACGTTGTATTCCGTCTCGGATTTGCACCTTCAAGAAAATCAGCGCGTCAGCTTGTCCTTCACAGACATTTTATGGTCAACGGTCACCTGGTCGATATTCCTTCTTTCCTCCTTGCCCCCGGCGATGTCGTTACCGTAAAGGAAAAAAGTAAAAAGCTCGACGCTATACATAATTCATTGAGAAGAACAAAAGATAGTGTTTATGGCTGGCTTTCAATTGATAAAGCTACTCTTTCGGGTACTTTCCTTAATATTCCTGAAAGGGAGGATGTTCCGCTGCAGGCCAACGAACAGTTAATCGTTGAATTATATTCTAAGTAA
- the rpsK gene encoding 30S ribosomal protein S11: protein MAKVVKKTKKKVHVDAVGVARIKASFNNVICTITDIYGNTISWSSAGKNGFKGSRKNTPFAAQVTAEAAAKEAYDLGLRKIDVFVKGPGSGREAAIRALSVAGLEILSIKDSTPIPHNGCRPPKRRRV from the coding sequence TTGGCTAAAGTAGTTAAAAAGACTAAAAAGAAAGTCCATGTCGATGCCGTTGGTGTTGCTCGTATTAAAGCATCATTCAATAACGTGATCTGCACTATTACCGATATTTATGGTAATACTATCTCATGGTCGTCAGCTGGAAAAAACGGATTTAAAGGTTCCAGAAAGAATACTCCGTTCGCTGCCCAGGTTACTGCCGAAGCAGCAGCTAAAGAAGCTTATGATCTCGGATTGAGAAAAATCGATGTTTTTGTTAAAGGACCGGGTTCCGGAAGAGAAGCTGCTATTAGAGCTCTGAGCGTTGCCGGCCTGGAGATTCTATCCATTAAAGACAGTACACCAATTCCACATAACGGCTGCAGACCGCCAAAACGCAGAAGAGTTTAA